Proteins from one Malaya genurostris strain Urasoe2022 chromosome 2, Malgen_1.1, whole genome shotgun sequence genomic window:
- the LOC131430603 gene encoding serine protease inhibitor 28Dc-like isoform X1 produces the protein MKLTYTLGIVLLVISQHANCQRQQSFASQSDGSTEPSNSNSVDIVANSVTNLAQKISRAIVSQRSKTEIFSPVSIAGALSLLLLGSGGTTRSELMDLMGFSGEQINFTDIHKGFGKLFRELVSNDPSLKANVPWRQNDKCNNVDYDDDDFTSSRGSFPGSAKGSRPRRDADSHTISVANGVFVNPDLQLNSNYVNLTRNLYDGEILQLPFDQDPEGSAAAINRWVQAKTRGKIQDIISADQVDGMPMVLASALYFKAKWESMFSVPDTRPRSFYLNGREQPPVDVETMVASGCFPYYDAKDIDAKILGLPYQEGKSTMYILLPNDSDRRKLQSILTGSFNLQLFNQLIDRMQVRNGALSMPKMRLENMFELKQILISLGLRSIFDPSTSNLSGMSGGSDQSSIGGNPNRRRPTSAARPGPPQITTRNPILFPSNAPRAPPPDHAPAEQAPNRIVRFPVGLEECNSINNCVFNSTCNCDVNTRGAFDQWGCHQKPFFVASQCPSGSIKSITEASMCIIDSYDPFHELNFDRCTERNCYFISNTCYCCKYRSPSTTTVPTSEQVVPQSQSEQSPGTAQQQSESLPEPFEISNRFKPTTTKPPRQCQKYRRCDLYGRCDLVTVCALINEQNSYSPRTVRHKRQSGNNGKSNLYAGAIMHKVHLDVDEQGTEGGAVTLVAVDRISSSFTMRVDGPFLIYVRNDVTKLPLFYGAVYDPRS, from the exons ATGAAGCTCACATATACTTTAGGGATAGTCCTGCTAGTAATTTCACAGCACGCCAACTGCCAAAG aCAGCAATCGTTTGCAAGCCAATCGGATGGCTCTACGGAACCCAGCAATTCTAACAGCGTCGATATAGTGGCCAACAGCGTGACCAACTTGGCTCAGAAGATCAGCAGGGCCATCGTGAGCCAGCGAAGCAAGACGGAAATATTCTCCCCGGTCAGTATTGCCGGGGCACTGTCGCTGCTACTACTCGGATCCGGCGGTACAACTCGATCCGAACTGATGGACCTGATGGGTTTCTCGGGCGAACAGATTAACTTTACCGACATTCACAAGGGTTTCGGTAAGCTGTTCCGGGAGCTAGTCTCCAATGATCCCAGCTTGAAAGCCAATGTGCCGTGGCGGCAGAATGACAAGTGCAACAATGTCgactatgatgatgatgatttcacGTCCTCGCGGGGAAGCTTCCCCGGTAGTGCCAAAGGTAGCCGGCCAAGGCGAGATGCAGA CTCCCATACCATCTCGGTGGCAAACGGAGTCTTCGTCAACCCGGACCTCCAGTTGAACAGCAACTATGTGAATCTTACCAGAAATCTATACGACGGTGAAATCTTGCAGCTACCGTTTGACCAGGACCCAGAGGGATCAGCAGCTGCCATCAACCGATGGGTTCAGGCGAAAACCAGAGGCAAAATCCAGGACATTATTAGTGCCGATCAAGTCGACGGTATGCCGATGGTGCTGGCGAGTGcactttatttcaaggcgaaatGGGAAAGTATGTTCAGCGTTCCGGATACGAGACCCAGATCATTCTATTTGAACGGCAGAGAGCAACCACCGGTCGACGTTGAAACGATGGTCGCTTCCGGGTGTTTTCCGTACTACGACGCGAAAGATATTGATGCCAAAATATTGGGTTTACCATATCAGGAAGGAAAATCTACGATGTACATTCTACTTCCGAACGATTCGGATAGACGAAAATTGCAGTCCATTCTGACAGGCAGCTTCAATTTACAGCTGTTTAACCAACTAATCGATAGAATGCAAGTGAGGAATGGAGCGCTAAGCATGCCAAAGATGCGTCTGGAAAATATGTTTGAATTGAAACAGATATTGATTAGCTTGGGATTGCGAAGCATTTTCGATCCGAGCACCAGCAATCTATCCGGTATGTCCGGCGGAAGTGATCAGAGTAGTATTGGCGGAAATCCAAATAGACGCAGACCAACCTCAGCAGCTAGGCCGGGTCCTCCCCAGATCACTACTCGTAATCCAATCCTATTCCCATCAAATGCACCTCGTGCTCCTCCACCAGATCATGCCCCAGCCGAACAAGCTCCGAATCGAATCGTTAGATTCCCGGTCGGACTGGAGGAgtgcaattccatcaacaattgTGTCTTCAATAGTACATGTAACTGCGATGTAAACACTCGTGGAGCTTTCGACCAATGGGGTTGCCACCAGAAACCATTTTTTGTAGCTAGCCAGTGTCCGTCCGGCAGTATTAAATCGATAACGGAAGCAAGTATGTGTATTATTGATTCATACGATCCGTTTCATGAACTAAACTTTGATCGATGCACGGAACGAAATTGCTATTTCATCTCGAACACGTGCTATTGCTGCAAATACAGATCACCAAGCACTACGACTGTCCCTACAAGCGAACAAGTAGTGCCTCAGTCACAATCAGAACAATCGCCCGGAACAGCTCAGCAACAATCGGAATCCCTGCCGGAACCATTCGAGATCTCTAATCGGTTCAAGCCGACCACTACGAAGCCACCTCGGCAGTGCCAGAAGTATCGACGCTGTGATTTGTACGGACGCTGTGATTTAGTGACCGTATGTGCTTTGATCAACGAACAAAACTCCTACTCTCCCAGAACGGTACGACATAAACGTCAAAGTGGGAACAACGGTAAATCGAACCTGTACGCGGGTGCAATAATGCACAAAGTTCATTTGGACGTCGACGAGCAAGGCACGGAAGGTGGTGCAGTCACCTTGGTTGCGGTCGACAGGATTTCGTCTTCTTTTACGATGAGGGTAGACGGACCATTCCTGATTTATGTGCGAAACGATGTCACGAAATTACCCCTATTCTACGGGGCAGTGTACGATCCGAGATCGTGA
- the LOC131430603 gene encoding serine protease inhibitor 28Dc-like isoform X4, with amino-acid sequence MKLTYTLGIVLLVISQHANCQRQQSFASQSDGSTEPSNSNSVDIVANSVTNLAQKISRAIVSQRSKTEIFSPVSIAGALSLLLLGSGGTTRSELMDLMGFSGEQINFTDIHKGFGKLFRELVSNDPSLKANVPWRQNDKCNNVDYDDDDFTSSRGSFPGSAKGSRPRRDADKSVEVSIGNGVFAQDGQTFDEKYELLAKQLYQSEMKSLDFANNAPKAVSFINDWVRVQTRGKIPEIVSHLSADTMLVIANTLYFKAEWDEPFLKDGTKLRKFFPDGPKKPGNDVLTMVHGGCFPYYYWKEADVRVLGIPYKKNYTMYVLMPTDSDRNKVISLHNKVNASIINDIVEKMEVKTASIQLPKMHMLNSFSLKQVLEQLGASSIFDRFGSDLYRILAGPGAISRVDTTDVEDILDWLDDTKENAYKKLLAEYPDCLITEKDVENKEKCEKNVKCRFGGDTCVCCSSFGFRKRRDVGQRLFVNEVIHKVDVVINEKGTEGGAVTATLLDRITPQVNFRANGPFMLLIRDELTKLPLFYGSVYDPSN; translated from the exons ATGAAGCTCACATATACTTTAGGGATAGTCCTGCTAGTAATTTCACAGCACGCCAACTGCCAAAG aCAGCAATCGTTTGCAAGCCAATCGGATGGCTCTACGGAACCCAGCAATTCTAACAGCGTCGATATAGTGGCCAACAGCGTGACCAACTTGGCTCAGAAGATCAGCAGGGCCATCGTGAGCCAGCGAAGCAAGACGGAAATATTCTCCCCGGTCAGTATTGCCGGGGCACTGTCGCTGCTACTACTCGGATCCGGCGGTACAACTCGATCCGAACTGATGGACCTGATGGGTTTCTCGGGCGAACAGATTAACTTTACCGACATTCACAAGGGTTTCGGTAAGCTGTTCCGGGAGCTAGTCTCCAATGATCCCAGCTTGAAAGCCAATGTGCCGTGGCGGCAGAATGACAAGTGCAACAATGTCgactatgatgatgatgatttcacGTCCTCGCGGGGAAGCTTCCCCGGTAGTGCCAAAGGTAGCCGGCCAAGGCGAGATGCAGA CAAATCTGTCGAAGTGAGCATCGGCAATGGTGTCTTTGCCCAGGATGGACAAACGTTTGATGAAAAATACGAACTGCTGGCTAAGCAGCTATATCAGAGCGAAATGAAGTCCCTTGACTTTGCTAATAATGCTCCGAAGGCGGTCTCATTCATTAACGATTGGGTCCGCGTGCAAACTAGAGGCAAAATTCCGGAGATCGTGTCCCACCTGAGTGCGGACACCATGCTGGTTATCGCGAACACCCTGTACTTCAAGGCGGAATGGGACGAGCCGTTCCTGAAGGACGGTACAAAACTGCGAAAGTTTTTCCCCGATGGTCCCAAAAAACCCGGTAACGATGTGTTGACAATGGTTCACGGAGGATGCTTCCCGTACTACTACTGGAAAGAAGCGGACGTTCGAGTCTTAGGAATTCCgtacaagaaaaactacacgatgTACGTTTTGATGCCGACCGATTCAGACAGGAACAAGGTAATTTCACTACACAACAAGGTCAATGCATCGATCATCAACGATATCGTCGAAAAGATGGAAGTGAAAACTGCCTCCATTCAGCTGCCAAAAATGCATATGCTTAATTCATTCAGCTTAAAGCAAGTTCTCGAACAGCTCGGAGCATCCAGCATTTTCGACAGATTCGGTAGCGATTTATATCGTATACTCGCAGGACCTGGTGCTATTTCGCGTGTTGATACGACGGATGTTGAAGACATTCTGGATTGGCTAGACGATACCAAGGAAAATGCTTACAAAAAACTTCTCGCAGAATATCCCGATTGCTTGATTACGGAAAAAGATGTTGAAAACAAGGAGAAATGTGAGAAAAACGTAAAATGTCGCTTCGGAGGAGACACTTGTGTGTGTTGTTCATCATTCGGTTTCCGAAAACGCCGTGATGTCGGACAACGCCTGTTTGTGAACGAAGTTATCCATAAGGTGGATGTCGTAATCAACGAAAAAGGCACAGAGGGTGGCGCTGTAACGGCCACACTGCTCGATAGAATTACACCTCAGGTGAACTTCCGCGCTAACGGACCGTTTATGTTGTTGATCCGCGATGAATTGACCAAGCTTCCGTTGTTTTATGGTAGCGTTTATGATCCATCGAATTAA
- the LOC131430603 gene encoding serine protease inhibitor 28Dc-like isoform X2 — MKLTYTLGIVLLVISQHANCQRQQSFASQSDGSTEPSNSNSVDIVANSVTNLAQKISRAIVSQRSKTEIFSPVSIAGALSLLLLGSGGTTRSELMDLMGFSGEQINFTDIHKGFGKLFRELVSNDPSLKANVPWRQNDKCNNVDYDDDDFTSSRGSFPGSAKGSRPRRDAEIASAEDNNTHEIHIANGIFVDDSYNLNPLYDMTAKELYQSEVEKLDFVGRPDEATKRINAWVNESTHGKIPEIFSASVGSNTVMVIASALYFKALWKDMFIEGGTRSREFFPNGKNESSIKVDMMAHGGCFPFYESPDLDARILGIPYEKNLSTMYIIKPNHSNRQVLQEMVAKLDSSTINGMIGRMKMKTAIVLFPKMHISRTLDLKKVMKTLGVRSVFHPGRSELSALSGGSNVQGSASPDLPNPLRPAVNLPIYPRFKNKTKPANPNQLVFSRNEDDKTEIPTVPDTTITDEAEMAPSTTSATNSAKLSNKSLKSKRDVSYKTPTEVKGKPDPLKSKDFFLNKRIVKPTGGKKLRRRSRRATQSLYVNDAIHKVDLEINERGTEGGAATAISLNRSGTSVVFKANEPFLLLIRNDKTKLPIFFGSVYDPSE, encoded by the exons ATGAAGCTCACATATACTTTAGGGATAGTCCTGCTAGTAATTTCACAGCACGCCAACTGCCAAAG aCAGCAATCGTTTGCAAGCCAATCGGATGGCTCTACGGAACCCAGCAATTCTAACAGCGTCGATATAGTGGCCAACAGCGTGACCAACTTGGCTCAGAAGATCAGCAGGGCCATCGTGAGCCAGCGAAGCAAGACGGAAATATTCTCCCCGGTCAGTATTGCCGGGGCACTGTCGCTGCTACTACTCGGATCCGGCGGTACAACTCGATCCGAACTGATGGACCTGATGGGTTTCTCGGGCGAACAGATTAACTTTACCGACATTCACAAGGGTTTCGGTAAGCTGTTCCGGGAGCTAGTCTCCAATGATCCCAGCTTGAAAGCCAATGTGCCGTGGCGGCAGAATGACAAGTGCAACAATGTCgactatgatgatgatgatttcacGTCCTCGCGGGGAAGCTTCCCCGGTAGTGCCAAAGGTAGCCGGCCAAGGCGAGATGCAGA GATCGCGTCTGCTGAAGACAACAATACCCACGAGATTCACATAGCAAATGGAATTTTTGTAGATGACTCGTATAATCTAAATCCCCTGTACGACATGACGGCCAAGGAACTGTACCAAAGCGAAGTGGAAAAGCTGGATTTTGTAGGCCGTCCGGACGAGGCAACTAAACGTATTAACGCATGGGTAAACGAAAGCACTCACGGCAAGATTCCGGAAATATTTTCTGCTTCAGTCGGAAGTAACACTGTGATGGTGATTGCCAGCGCACTGTATTTCAAGGCACTTTGGAAGGATATGTTCATTGAAGGCGGCACCAGATCGAGGGAGTTTTTTCCCAACGGCAAAAACGAAAGCTCTATCAAGGTGGATATGATGGCTCACGGTGGATGTTTTCCGTTCTATGAATCTCCTGATTTGGATGCAAGGATTTTGGGAATTCCTTACGAGAAGAACTTATCAACCATGTACATAATTAAGCCTAACCATTCCAACCGACAAGTGCTGCAAGAAATGGTCGCCAAATTAGATAGTAGCACAATAAATGGAATGATTGGTCGAATGAAGATGAAAACCGCCATTGTTCTATTCCCAAAGATGCACATCTCAAGAACACTTGATTTGAAAAAGGTTATGAAAACACTCGGTGTTCGATCAGTATTCCATCCGGGGCGAAGCGAGTTATCCGCATTATCGGGAGGTTCAAATGTTCAAGGTTCAGCGTCTCCGGACTTACCGAACCCATTGCGACCAGCGGTAAATCTACCGATTTATCCTCGGttcaaaaacaaaaccaaaccGGCTAACCCAAATCAGCTGGTTTTCTCACGAAACGAAGATGACAAAACTGAGATTCCAACCGTTCCGGACACGACAATTACCGATGAGGCGGAGATGGCTCCCTCAACCACATCTGCAACAAATTCGGCCAAACTATCGAATAAATCACTGAAATCAAAACGTGACGTTTCCTACAAAACACCCACCGAGGTGAAAGGCAAACCGGATCCACTAAAGAGTAAAGACTTTTTCCTAAACAAACGCATCGTCAAACCAACCGGTGGGAAGAAGTTACGACGCCGATCACGACGGGCAACCCAGAGCTTGTACGTGAACGATGCCATCCACAAGGTGGACCTAGAAATTAACGAACGCGGTACCGAGGGTGGAGCAGCGACTGCCATTTCGTTGAACCGATCCGGGACTAGCGTGGTGTTCAAAGCAAACGAGCCCTTCCTGTTGCTGATTAGAAATGATAAGACAAAACTGCCAATATTTTTCGGATCAGTGTACGATCCCAGTGAATAA
- the LOC131430603 gene encoding serpin B12-like isoform X3, giving the protein MIGEFAKNISDAKKSESYFKWSLRFLPYAKIKSSHTISVANGVFVNPDLQLNSNYVNLTRNLYDGEILQLPFDQDPEGSAAAINRWVQAKTRGKIQDIISADQVDGMPMVLASALYFKAKWESMFSVPDTRPRSFYLNGREQPPVDVETMVASGCFPYYDAKDIDAKILGLPYQEGKSTMYILLPNDSDRRKLQSILTGSFNLQLFNQLIDRMQVRNGALSMPKMRLENMFELKQILISLGLRSIFDPSTSNLSGMSGGSDQSSIGGNPNRRRPTSAARPGPPQITTRNPILFPSNAPRAPPPDHAPAEQAPNRIVRFPVGLEECNSINNCVFNSTCNCDVNTRGAFDQWGCHQKPFFVASQCPSGSIKSITEASMCIIDSYDPFHELNFDRCTERNCYFISNTCYCCKYRSPSTTTVPTSEQVVPQSQSEQSPGTAQQQSESLPEPFEISNRFKPTTTKPPRQCQKYRRCDLYGRCDLVTVCALINEQNSYSPRTVRHKRQSGNNGKSNLYAGAIMHKVHLDVDEQGTEGGAVTLVAVDRISSSFTMRVDGPFLIYVRNDVTKLPLFYGAVYDPRS; this is encoded by the exons atgatcGGCGAGTTTGCTAAAAATATTAGTGATGCAAAAAAAAGTGAAAGCTACTTCAAATGGAGTTTGCGGTTTTTGCCATACGCAAAGATCAAAAG CTCCCATACCATCTCGGTGGCAAACGGAGTCTTCGTCAACCCGGACCTCCAGTTGAACAGCAACTATGTGAATCTTACCAGAAATCTATACGACGGTGAAATCTTGCAGCTACCGTTTGACCAGGACCCAGAGGGATCAGCAGCTGCCATCAACCGATGGGTTCAGGCGAAAACCAGAGGCAAAATCCAGGACATTATTAGTGCCGATCAAGTCGACGGTATGCCGATGGTGCTGGCGAGTGcactttatttcaaggcgaaatGGGAAAGTATGTTCAGCGTTCCGGATACGAGACCCAGATCATTCTATTTGAACGGCAGAGAGCAACCACCGGTCGACGTTGAAACGATGGTCGCTTCCGGGTGTTTTCCGTACTACGACGCGAAAGATATTGATGCCAAAATATTGGGTTTACCATATCAGGAAGGAAAATCTACGATGTACATTCTACTTCCGAACGATTCGGATAGACGAAAATTGCAGTCCATTCTGACAGGCAGCTTCAATTTACAGCTGTTTAACCAACTAATCGATAGAATGCAAGTGAGGAATGGAGCGCTAAGCATGCCAAAGATGCGTCTGGAAAATATGTTTGAATTGAAACAGATATTGATTAGCTTGGGATTGCGAAGCATTTTCGATCCGAGCACCAGCAATCTATCCGGTATGTCCGGCGGAAGTGATCAGAGTAGTATTGGCGGAAATCCAAATAGACGCAGACCAACCTCAGCAGCTAGGCCGGGTCCTCCCCAGATCACTACTCGTAATCCAATCCTATTCCCATCAAATGCACCTCGTGCTCCTCCACCAGATCATGCCCCAGCCGAACAAGCTCCGAATCGAATCGTTAGATTCCCGGTCGGACTGGAGGAgtgcaattccatcaacaattgTGTCTTCAATAGTACATGTAACTGCGATGTAAACACTCGTGGAGCTTTCGACCAATGGGGTTGCCACCAGAAACCATTTTTTGTAGCTAGCCAGTGTCCGTCCGGCAGTATTAAATCGATAACGGAAGCAAGTATGTGTATTATTGATTCATACGATCCGTTTCATGAACTAAACTTTGATCGATGCACGGAACGAAATTGCTATTTCATCTCGAACACGTGCTATTGCTGCAAATACAGATCACCAAGCACTACGACTGTCCCTACAAGCGAACAAGTAGTGCCTCAGTCACAATCAGAACAATCGCCCGGAACAGCTCAGCAACAATCGGAATCCCTGCCGGAACCATTCGAGATCTCTAATCGGTTCAAGCCGACCACTACGAAGCCACCTCGGCAGTGCCAGAAGTATCGACGCTGTGATTTGTACGGACGCTGTGATTTAGTGACCGTATGTGCTTTGATCAACGAACAAAACTCCTACTCTCCCAGAACGGTACGACATAAACGTCAAAGTGGGAACAACGGTAAATCGAACCTGTACGCGGGTGCAATAATGCACAAAGTTCATTTGGACGTCGACGAGCAAGGCACGGAAGGTGGTGCAGTCACCTTGGTTGCGGTCGACAGGATTTCGTCTTCTTTTACGATGAGGGTAGACGGACCATTCCTGATTTATGTGCGAAACGATGTCACGAAATTACCCCTATTCTACGGGGCAGTGTACGATCCGAGATCGTGA
- the LOC131430605 gene encoding uncharacterized protein LOC131430605: MHDLLVNVGGDANFDKIFHLLVDHLLEPPENNVIKRKLAELLNFPNVGDELTFTLKQVDILLRQYCLNEINESELRSHFAQLSQPTQRTLVDVVEARKPEITQFLISEINAKDNQLMESFDWDVKWIMGNSSLASTRQQIATVALNCRGKDRKLRTVRFELNRTKLEELIRLLEQSMASDEMK, from the exons ATGCATGATTTACTAGTAAACGTTGGTGGCGACGCAAACTTTGATAAG ATATTCCATCTTCTCGTCGATCATCTACTAGAACCACCCGAAAACAATGTAATTAAACGAAAACTTGCGGAACTACTAAACTTTCCCAATGTCGGAGATGAGCTTACCTTCACTCTTAAGCAAGTGGATATCCTGCTGCGCCAGTACTGCCTGAATGAAATTAACGAATCAGAACTGAGATCACACTTTGCCCAGCTAAGTCAGCCGACACAGCGCACTCTGGTGGATGTTGTCGAAGCACGTAAACCTGAAATCACTCAATTCCTGATCAGTGAAATTAATGCGAAGGACAACCAACTGATGGAATCGTTCGATTGGGACGTCAAGTGGATCATGGGAAATAGCAGTCTTGCTTCGACACGACAACAAATTGCGACGGTGGCTTTGAACTGTCGGGGGAAAGATCGAAAGCTGAGAACGGTGCGCTTCGAATTGAATCGCACCAAACTAGAGGAACTCATTCGGTTGTTGGAACAGAGCATGGCAAGtgatgaaatgaaataa